One region of Mucilaginibacter gotjawali genomic DNA includes:
- a CDS encoding phosphoribosylaminoimidazolesuccinocarboxamide synthase, with protein sequence MDSIKETHFNFPGQTAFYKGKVRDVYTINDKYLVMVVTDRISAFDVVLPEPIPYKGQVLNQIAAKFLQATADIVPNWVVTVPDPSVTIGRICEPFKVEMVIRGYLAGHAAREYSAGRRQVCGVSLPEGLKENDKLPQPIITPTTKAAVGHDEDISREEILARGIVTAEDYEQLEKYTRALYQRGTEIAGKQGLILVDTKYEFGKADGKIYLIDEIHTPDSSRYFYSDGYAERQATGEPQKQLSKEFVRKWLIENGFQGKDGQVVPLMTKEIVKSISERYIELYEQITGEAFVKPAEDNVLSRVENAIKNALSSL encoded by the coding sequence ATGGACTCAATAAAAGAAACTCATTTTAATTTTCCCGGCCAGACCGCTTTTTACAAGGGCAAGGTAAGGGATGTTTATACCATTAATGATAAATACCTCGTAATGGTGGTTACCGACAGGATCTCGGCTTTTGATGTGGTATTGCCCGAGCCCATACCCTACAAAGGGCAGGTACTGAACCAGATAGCGGCTAAATTTTTGCAGGCCACGGCTGATATCGTGCCCAACTGGGTAGTTACCGTACCCGATCCGAGTGTTACCATTGGTCGCATTTGCGAGCCTTTTAAAGTGGAAATGGTGATCCGCGGTTACCTTGCCGGGCATGCCGCACGCGAGTACAGCGCAGGGAGGAGACAGGTTTGCGGGGTAAGTTTGCCCGAAGGATTAAAAGAAAATGATAAACTACCCCAGCCGATCATCACGCCAACTACCAAAGCAGCCGTAGGGCATGATGAAGATATTTCAAGGGAAGAAATATTGGCAAGGGGGATTGTTACGGCTGAGGATTATGAACAGCTTGAAAAGTATACCAGGGCCTTGTACCAGCGCGGTACCGAAATAGCAGGAAAACAAGGTTTAATATTGGTGGATACCAAATATGAATTTGGTAAAGCCGATGGCAAAATATACCTGATCGATGAAATTCACACGCCCGATTCTTCACGGTATTTCTATAGTGACGGGTATGCAGAACGGCAGGCAACAGGAGAGCCGCAAAAACAGCTTTCCAAAGAGTTTGTAAGGAAATGGCTGATAGAAAATGGTTTCCAGGGAAAGGACGGACAAGTAGTGCCATTGATGACCAAAGAGATCGTTAAATCCATCTCCGAACGCTATATTGAGCTTTATGAACAAATAACCGGCGAAGCTTTTGTTAAGCCCGCTGAAGACAATGTATTGAGCAGGGTAGAAAATGCGATAAAGAATGCGCTTAGTAGTTTGTAA
- a CDS encoding MlaD family protein translates to MKITNETKIGILTVIGITILILGYSFLRGDDVFSGTNKFYAVYSSVDGLSISKPVLVNGFQIGRISKMKLQPNGSTVVELSVDHQYVVPKNTLAKLVSTDLLGSKAIVFVYGNSNLPAQDKDTLRADIQGSLAESLQPIQMKAEKLISKLDSSLAAINKILNPNFQKNVDRSFASIANSLQTLEGTTKKIDNLVGTQTVHINSIMSNTETVTSNLKTSSANLNGITANFEKVSNDVANSNIKQTLDNANKAMADLQATISKINTNNGTLGMLLNDRQVYDNLQNATNNLNSLFIDIKANPKKYVSFSVFGGKK, encoded by the coding sequence ATGAAAATAACAAACGAAACAAAAATCGGCATATTAACCGTTATCGGAATTACCATACTTATTTTAGGCTATAGTTTTTTAAGGGGGGATGATGTTTTTTCGGGGACCAATAAATTTTACGCTGTTTATAGCAGTGTTGATGGCCTGTCGATATCAAAACCCGTCCTTGTAAATGGTTTCCAAATCGGCAGGATCTCAAAAATGAAATTGCAGCCTAACGGCAGTACTGTAGTTGAGTTAAGTGTTGACCACCAATATGTAGTCCCCAAAAACACGCTTGCAAAACTGGTTAGCACCGATCTGTTGGGAAGCAAGGCTATTGTATTTGTGTATGGCAACAGCAATTTGCCCGCACAGGACAAAGACACTTTGAGGGCAGACATACAGGGCAGCTTAGCTGAAAGTTTACAGCCGATTCAAATGAAAGCCGAAAAACTAATTAGCAAATTAGACTCCTCACTGGCAGCGATAAACAAAATACTGAATCCGAATTTCCAAAAAAATGTTGACCGGAGTTTCGCCAGCATCGCCAATTCGCTGCAAACACTCGAAGGCACCACTAAAAAAATTGACAACCTGGTAGGCACGCAAACCGTGCACATTAATTCCATTATGTCAAACACCGAAACGGTAACCTCCAATTTAAAAACCAGCTCGGCAAATTTAAATGGCATTACTGCTAATTTTGAAAAAGTAAGCAATGATGTGGCCAATTCAAACATCAAGCAAACCCTTGATAACGCCAATAAAGCCATGGCAGATCTGCAGGCAACCATCAGTAAAATTAACACCAATAACGGAACTTTGGGGATGCTGCTAAATGACAGGCAGGTTTACGATAACTTGCAAAATGCAACAAACAACCTCAACAGCCTGTTTATTGACATCAAGGCGAATCCTAAAAAATACGTAAGCTTTTCAGTATTTGGAGGGAAGAAGTAA
- a CDS encoding STAS domain-containing protein, with amino-acid sequence MKFTVDKHEKYILLKLNESKLNSLISPQLKSELILMNTEGQRNIVFDLSQVKFADSSGLSSLLVGHRLCKNASGTFILTGLNDAVARLVTISQLDNVLTIVPTPEEAIDLVFMEEIEKELKKEAK; translated from the coding sequence ATGAAATTTACGGTTGATAAACACGAAAAGTATATTCTGTTAAAGCTAAATGAATCCAAATTAAACTCATTGATATCTCCGCAACTGAAATCTGAGTTGATTTTGATGAACACAGAAGGCCAGCGGAATATAGTTTTTGATCTTTCACAGGTTAAATTTGCCGATTCTTCTGGATTGAGCAGTTTACTTGTCGGTCATCGTTTATGCAAAAATGCTTCAGGTACTTTTATATTAACCGGGTTAAATGATGCAGTGGCAAGGTTGGTAACAATTTCCCAGCTCGATAATGTGCTAACCATTGTTCCTACACCTGAAGAAGCAATCGACCTGGTGTTTATGGAAGAAATTGAAAAAGAATTAAAAAAAGAAGCAAAATAA
- a CDS encoding ribonuclease Z, whose protein sequence is MKFEVTILGSSSATPIFNRNPSAQALNINERLYLVDCGEGTQQQMLKFDIKARRIDHIFISHLHGDHYLGLIGLLSSMQLNGRDKPLNIFCPANLKEIIDIQLKFSETTLEYEVNYKFTNAAAAEVILDNADVTVETIPLDHRMACTGFLFREKKRMRKLIKEKVEELKIPVEYFSALKKGADYTAPNGKLYKNDTLTIDSSEPKTYVYCSDTLPGDWYIDQIKNATLLYHEATFLNNMLERAIETHHTTALQAAEIAVKSNAKKLIIGHFSARYKTLNELLDEARSVFPGTELAIEGRVFEIE, encoded by the coding sequence ATGAAATTTGAAGTTACAATACTTGGCAGCAGTTCGGCAACTCCCATTTTTAATAGAAATCCCTCCGCGCAGGCGCTCAACATTAACGAGCGTCTTTACCTTGTAGATTGTGGTGAAGGCACCCAGCAGCAAATGTTAAAATTTGACATTAAAGCCAGGCGTATTGACCATATTTTTATCAGTCATCTTCACGGCGACCATTATCTTGGCCTTATTGGTTTGCTTTCATCAATGCAGCTAAATGGCCGGGACAAACCGCTAAATATTTTTTGCCCCGCCAACCTGAAGGAGATCATCGATATCCAGCTGAAATTTTCAGAAACGACGCTGGAATACGAGGTGAACTATAAGTTTACCAATGCAGCCGCTGCTGAAGTTATCCTTGATAACGCCGATGTGACGGTTGAGACCATTCCGCTCGATCACCGGATGGCCTGCACCGGATTTTTATTCAGGGAGAAAAAGCGGATGCGTAAACTGATTAAAGAAAAAGTTGAAGAATTAAAGATACCTGTTGAATACTTTTCTGCACTAAAAAAAGGTGCTGATTACACTGCACCCAACGGTAAGCTATATAAAAATGACACGCTGACCATAGATTCAAGCGAGCCTAAGACGTACGTGTATTGCTCGGATACGTTGCCGGGGGATTGGTATATTGACCAGATAAAGAATGCTACCCTGCTGTATCACGAAGCTACCTTTTTGAACAACATGCTTGAACGGGCTATCGAAACACATCATACTACGGCCCTGCAGGCCGCGGAAATTGCGGTTAAATCAAATGCAAAAAAACTTATTATAGGTCATTTTTCTGCACGCTACAAAACGTTGAATGAATTACTGGATGAAGCCAGGAGCGTTTTCCCCGGTACCGAACTCGCTATTGAAGGCAGGGTTTTTGAAATCGAGTAG
- a CDS encoding N-acetylmuramoyl-L-alanine amidase family protein, with translation MKNKALKRLIYGLSLLLTFTPVFSFALTTHTKQDTVTTTGYKLRTIIVDPGHGGKPSGTTGTYSHGASGSYSLERNVTLALAFKLQKELEKELPSVKVVLTRSTDDDVSLQRRAQIANENKGDLFISLHCNSLPDRHVRELVGHKHHKAIYRTVDIPDHSGRGVLMLVYGFWRSREGENAIKQNLIEGGDSELNDNPDPNDPEAMILMNEYKRKYRQRSIHLAELIDHELVDTDGRHNEGIREQGVHVLCHSAMPAVLVETGYIDNADDEAYLNSEKGQDEIVASIVRAIESYKDEVEQVSP, from the coding sequence ATGAAAAATAAGGCATTGAAAAGATTGATTTACGGTTTATCGTTATTACTAACATTTACACCTGTATTTTCTTTTGCATTAACCACTCATACTAAACAAGATACGGTTACAACCACCGGTTACAAACTGCGAACAATTATCGTAGATCCCGGGCATGGCGGCAAACCATCGGGCACTACCGGTACTTATTCTCACGGCGCGTCCGGCTCCTATTCGTTAGAGAGAAATGTAACGCTTGCCCTGGCATTTAAATTGCAAAAAGAGTTAGAAAAAGAATTGCCCAGTGTGAAAGTTGTATTGACCCGTAGTACGGACGATGATGTTTCATTGCAAAGGCGGGCACAAATAGCCAATGAAAATAAAGGAGACCTTTTTATATCATTACACTGCAATTCGCTGCCTGACAGGCATGTACGTGAATTAGTGGGCCATAAACATCATAAAGCTATTTACCGCACTGTTGATATACCTGACCACTCGGGCAGAGGCGTTTTAATGCTTGTTTACGGTTTTTGGCGAAGCAGGGAAGGCGAGAATGCCATCAAGCAAAACCTGATAGAGGGCGGTGATTCGGAATTGAACGACAACCCCGATCCTAATGACCCTGAGGCAATGATCCTGATGAACGAGTATAAACGCAAATACCGTCAGCGAAGCATTCATCTTGCGGAATTGATTGATCACGAACTTGTTGATACAGATGGAAGACATAATGAGGGAATCAGGGAACAGGGCGTGCATGTATTATGCCACAGCGCTATGCCGGCAGTACTGGTTGAAACTGGTTACATAGATAACGCCGATGATGAAGCTTATTTAAATTCTGAAAAAGGCCAGGATGAAATTGTGGCCTCAATTGTTCGGGCAATCGAAAGTTATAAAGATGAAGTTGAACAGGTTTCACCCTGA
- a CDS encoding SAM hydrolase/SAM-dependent halogenase family protein, producing MAIITLTTDLGDKDIYQAALKGSILKLLPTVNIVDITNSVAAYNIQQAAFILKNSYYYFPEDTVHLIGIDTVYNEETRYLAIRYKNHYFVGADNGIFSLMFDTEPEEIFELNIMQDLKFLHFPLADIFVKAACHLANNGKLSEIGLRVDEIEKKMNLQPVIEKNLIKGAVIYIDSFQNVITNITKDFFTSVQQGRRFLLSFKRNETINHLSWHYNEVPEGEKLCLFGISDHLEIAINKGNASGLLGLNLGDTVVIDFQDQ from the coding sequence ATGGCAATAATAACTTTAACTACTGATTTGGGCGATAAAGATATTTATCAGGCTGCCCTTAAAGGAAGTATCCTTAAATTATTGCCCACGGTAAACATTGTTGACATTACCAACAGTGTTGCCGCCTACAATATTCAGCAGGCAGCGTTCATTTTAAAAAACAGTTATTACTACTTCCCCGAGGATACCGTACACCTGATCGGTATCGATACGGTATATAACGAAGAAACCCGCTACCTGGCTATCAGGTACAAAAACCATTATTTTGTGGGCGCCGATAATGGCATATTCTCGCTGATGTTTGATACCGAACCGGAGGAAATATTTGAATTAAACATTATGCAGGACCTTAAATTCCTGCATTTTCCGCTGGCTGATATCTTCGTGAAAGCTGCCTGCCACCTGGCCAATAATGGTAAACTTTCAGAAATTGGCCTTCGGGTAGATGAGATCGAGAAAAAAATGAACCTGCAGCCGGTTATCGAAAAAAACCTGATAAAAGGCGCCGTTATTTATATCGATTCCTTCCAGAATGTGATCACCAATATTACGAAAGACTTTTTTACTTCTGTACAACAGGGGCGGCGGTTCCTGCTTTCTTTTAAACGTAACGAAACGATCAATCACCTGAGCTGGCATTATAATGAAGTGCCCGAAGGTGAAAAACTTTGCCTGTTCGGGATCAGCGACCACCTTGAGATCGCTATTAATAAGGGTAATGCCAGCGGGCTGCTTGGCCTTAACCTTGGCGACACGGTAGTTATTGATTTCCAGGATCAATAA
- a CDS encoding CPBP family intramembrane glutamic endopeptidase produces the protein MLPLDDDLPGKKPCIQCGTLIALDGKFCNQCGARQSAQNANAPVNSWGLLQQAGLFFGIDIIVCVLGQFVEALKTFSFFLFSDIVMAISAVLFFSLNWKENKSLLKWHNFSWQKLAAYCAIAMAAQVLVHYSVDWLNLVVYSKDEDYVQHLNGSFAGGLLVVFFTAIAPAIFEELGYRGYLLQTLLKIADKEQAVYITSFLFAIIHMSFLSLFWLIPFALFLGFVRIKENTLWYGVFFHFCFNLTACIFELL, from the coding sequence TTGCTACCGCTTGACGATGATCTTCCGGGAAAAAAGCCGTGTATCCAATGTGGTACGCTCATCGCTTTGGACGGGAAATTTTGCAACCAATGCGGCGCCAGGCAATCGGCACAAAACGCAAACGCACCGGTAAACAGCTGGGGGCTGCTTCAGCAAGCCGGGTTGTTTTTTGGGATAGATATTATAGTTTGTGTTTTGGGGCAATTTGTTGAGGCACTGAAGACATTTTCGTTTTTCCTCTTTTCTGACATCGTAATGGCCATCAGTGCTGTTTTATTTTTTAGTTTAAACTGGAAAGAAAACAAAAGCCTTTTAAAGTGGCATAACTTTTCATGGCAAAAATTAGCAGCTTACTGTGCAATAGCGATGGCCGCGCAGGTATTGGTGCATTATTCGGTCGATTGGCTCAACCTGGTCGTTTATTCAAAAGATGAAGATTACGTTCAACATTTAAACGGGAGCTTTGCAGGCGGACTTTTAGTGGTATTCTTTACCGCCATTGCACCTGCTATTTTTGAAGAGTTGGGTTACCGGGGATACCTTTTACAAACTTTATTAAAAATTGCCGATAAAGAACAGGCGGTTTACATCACCTCTTTCCTTTTTGCTATCATTCACATGAGTTTTCTTTCACTTTTCTGGCTCATCCCCTTCGCGCTTTTCCTGGGCTTTGTGCGGATAAAAGAAAACACCCTGTGGTACGGCGTATTTTTTCACTTCTGTTTTAATTTAACAGCCTGCATATTTGAGTTGCTTTAA
- the lepA gene encoding translation elongation factor 4, with protein sequence MEHIRNFCIIAHIDHGKSTLADRLLEYTHTITQRESQAQLLDDMDLERERGITIKSHAIQMDYELDGQKYILNLIDTPGHVDFSYEVSRSIAACEGALLIVDAAQGIQAQTISNLYLALENDLEIIPILNKMDLPGAMPEEVKDQIVELIGCKREEILAASGKTGMGVHEILKAIVHRVPHPVGDPKAPLQALIFDSVFNSFRGIVAYFKVVNGEIRKGDKVKFFATEKQYNADEVGTLKLKQSPRDVIKTGDVGYIISGIKEAREVKVGDTITHVDRPCEAGIQGFEEVKPMVFAGIYPVDTDDFEELRDSMGKLQLNDAALVFEPESSAALGFGFRCGFLGMLHMEIIQERLEREFDMTVITTVPNVSYIAYTTKGEPITVNNPSDLPDPSRIDYVEEPYIKATIITKSEFVGPVMSLCIQKRGFIKNQSYLTSDRVELIFEMPMGEIVFDFYDKLKTISKGYASFDYHQIGYRRSDLVRLDIRLNAEPVDALSSLIFRGNSYDFGKKICEKLRELIPRQQFEIIIQASIGAKIIARETVKALRKDVTAKCYGGDISRKRKLLEKQKKGKKRMRQVGNVEIPQSAFMAVLKLD encoded by the coding sequence ATGGAACACATTCGTAATTTTTGTATCATAGCGCATATCGACCACGGCAAAAGTACCCTTGCCGACCGCTTGCTTGAATATACCCATACTATTACCCAGCGCGAGTCGCAGGCCCAGTTACTGGATGACATGGACCTGGAGCGCGAACGCGGCATCACCATAAAAAGCCATGCCATCCAAATGGATTATGAGCTGGATGGGCAGAAATACATTTTAAACCTGATAGATACACCGGGGCACGTGGATTTTTCCTACGAGGTTTCGCGCTCCATTGCCGCCTGCGAAGGCGCGTTGCTGATCGTTGACGCTGCGCAAGGGATACAGGCGCAAACCATCTCCAATCTTTATTTGGCTTTAGAAAACGATTTAGAGATCATCCCGATCCTCAATAAAATGGACCTTCCGGGCGCTATGCCCGAAGAGGTGAAAGACCAGATTGTTGAGCTGATCGGCTGCAAAAGGGAAGAAATACTTGCTGCATCCGGCAAAACCGGCATGGGTGTGCACGAAATATTGAAGGCAATTGTTCACCGCGTACCCCACCCTGTCGGCGATCCGAAAGCACCGTTGCAGGCTTTGATCTTTGACTCGGTTTTCAATTCTTTCCGAGGGATCGTTGCCTACTTTAAAGTAGTAAACGGGGAGATCCGCAAAGGTGACAAGGTAAAATTCTTCGCTACCGAGAAGCAGTATAATGCCGACGAAGTAGGCACCTTAAAATTAAAGCAATCGCCCCGGGATGTGATCAAAACCGGCGACGTAGGTTATATCATCTCAGGAATCAAAGAAGCACGGGAAGTAAAAGTTGGGGATACCATCACCCACGTTGATCGCCCCTGTGAAGCGGGGATCCAGGGTTTTGAAGAAGTGAAACCAATGGTATTCGCGGGCATCTACCCTGTTGATACCGATGACTTTGAAGAACTGCGTGATTCGATGGGCAAACTGCAGCTGAATGACGCTGCCCTGGTTTTTGAGCCGGAATCATCAGCAGCTTTGGGATTTGGTTTCCGTTGCGGGTTCCTGGGTATGCTGCACATGGAGATCATCCAGGAGCGGCTTGAACGCGAGTTTGACATGACGGTGATCACCACGGTACCCAACGTATCATACATCGCCTATACCACCAAGGGCGAGCCTATCACTGTAAATAACCCATCGGACCTGCCCGACCCTAGCAGGATCGACTACGTGGAAGAACCTTATATCAAGGCGACGATCATTACCAAATCGGAATTTGTGGGTCCGGTAATGTCACTATGTATCCAAAAACGCGGTTTTATTAAAAATCAGTCGTATTTAACGTCCGATAGGGTTGAACTGATATTTGAAATGCCGATGGGCGAAATTGTTTTTGATTTTTATGATAAGCTGAAAACCATTTCCAAAGGCTACGCCTCATTCGATTACCACCAAATTGGTTACCGCAGATCGGATCTGGTTCGTTTGGATATCCGCTTAAATGCGGAGCCTGTTGATGCGTTGTCATCCCTGATCTTCCGTGGAAACTCTTACGATTTCGGCAAAAAGATCTGCGAAAAATTAAGGGAGCTGATTCCGCGCCAGCAATTTGAAATTATTATACAGGCATCGATTGGTGCCAAAATCATAGCGCGCGAAACCGTTAAGGCTTTGCGTAAAGACGTAACCGCCAAATGTTACGGCGGTGATATCTCGCGTAAGCGAAAATTGCTTGAAAAGCAGAAAAAAGGCAAAAAACGCATGCGGCAGGTAGGCAACGTGGAGATTCCGCAGAGCGCGTTTATGGCGGTACTGAAACTGGATTAG
- a CDS encoding ABC transporter ATP-binding protein has translation MARGRLNSSNKPEAELPKAKLNKETLTKVKRLLAYIRPYRGMFIAALFFLLLSSLVGLAFPSFIGALIDTAGGKRIKPGILPGTISGILSLALLVLFCQAIVSFFRILWFVNVAERSLADIRRDTYFKLITLPMNFFSNRRVGELNSRISADLSQIQDTLTTTIAEMIRQTVLLIGGVVFMAVVSIKLAIALLVLLPPLIVFAIFFGRFIRKISKQAQDKLADSNTIIEETLQGIANVKAFVNEAFEAGRYGKNIREVADIAIKGAKYRGVFVSFIVFFLFGAIVSIVGYGCILVSHHELKVGELLQFALYAMYVGSAMGSFPDLYANMQKAVGASERVLEILEETGEEVSIRETDNVIKQKIEGNLAFDNVIFAYPSRPEITVLKGISFKADAGQKVAIVGPSGSGKSTMAALILQFYHPQSGFISFDGKPSYQYSLTDIRNQVAIVPQDVLLFGGSILENIAYGKLSATKEEIIQAAQKANAHQFIDSFPEKYDTIVGERGVKLSGGQRQRIAIARALLKNPSILILDEATSSLDSESERLVQEALEELMKDRTSIIIAHRLSTIREADKIIVLEKGKIIESGNHAELISNESGLYRYLSGLQFEIG, from the coding sequence ATGGCCCGAGGACGACTAAACAGCAGTAATAAACCCGAAGCTGAACTACCCAAAGCGAAATTAAACAAGGAAACTTTAACCAAGGTAAAACGCCTGTTGGCCTATATCCGGCCCTACAGGGGCATGTTTATAGCCGCTTTGTTTTTTTTGTTATTATCAAGTCTGGTAGGCCTGGCATTTCCCTCATTTATAGGTGCATTGATTGATACAGCTGGCGGCAAGCGAATTAAACCCGGTATTTTACCCGGCACCATCAGTGGTATCTTAAGTTTGGCGCTGTTGGTATTGTTTTGCCAGGCCATTGTTTCCTTTTTCAGGATCTTATGGTTTGTAAACGTTGCCGAACGGTCACTGGCCGATATCCGGAGGGATACTTATTTTAAGCTGATCACCCTGCCGATGAATTTTTTCTCCAACCGCAGGGTTGGTGAATTGAACAGCCGCATTTCGGCCGATCTTTCGCAGATCCAGGATACATTGACGACCACAATTGCCGAAATGATCAGGCAAACGGTTTTATTAATAGGCGGTGTGGTTTTTATGGCTGTCGTTTCCATTAAACTAGCCATTGCGTTATTGGTACTATTGCCACCTCTAATTGTATTCGCTATATTCTTCGGGCGTTTTATCCGAAAAATATCCAAACAGGCCCAGGATAAACTGGCCGATTCAAATACCATTATTGAAGAAACATTACAGGGTATAGCCAATGTTAAAGCTTTTGTAAATGAAGCATTTGAGGCCGGCCGCTACGGTAAAAACATCAGGGAAGTTGCTGATATCGCCATCAAAGGCGCTAAATACCGGGGCGTATTTGTATCATTCATTGTTTTTTTCCTGTTTGGTGCTATTGTATCGATAGTTGGTTACGGTTGTATCCTGGTAAGCCATCATGAACTAAAAGTAGGCGAATTACTTCAGTTTGCCCTTTATGCAATGTACGTGGGCAGCGCAATGGGCAGCTTCCCCGATTTATATGCCAACATGCAAAAAGCAGTTGGGGCCAGCGAGCGCGTGCTGGAAATACTGGAGGAAACAGGCGAAGAAGTCTCGATCCGCGAAACAGATAATGTGATCAAACAAAAAATCGAAGGAAATCTTGCCTTTGATAACGTAATATTTGCATATCCATCGCGCCCGGAAATTACAGTACTGAAAGGAATTTCATTTAAAGCCGATGCCGGGCAAAAGGTTGCCATCGTTGGCCCCAGCGGTTCCGGTAAATCAACCATGGCAGCTTTGATATTGCAATTTTATCATCCGCAAAGCGGGTTTATTTCCTTTGATGGCAAACCATCCTATCAGTATTCACTTACCGATATCCGTAACCAGGTGGCCATCGTACCTCAGGATGTGCTATTGTTTGGCGGATCGATACTGGAGAATATCGCTTACGGCAAATTAAGTGCCACTAAAGAGGAGATCATCCAGGCAGCCCAAAAGGCCAATGCGCACCAGTTTATTGATTCATTTCCCGAAAAATACGATACGATTGTGGGTGAACGCGGCGTAAAACTATCCGGCGGGCAGCGGCAGCGGATCGCAATAGCCCGCGCGCTGCTTAAAAATCCATCTATCCTTATCCTTGATGAAGCCACTTCCTCGCTCGACTCTGAATCAGAACGTTTGGTACAGGAGGCGCTGGAAGAATTGATGAAAGACCGTACTTCCATTATCATCGCCCACAGGCTTTCCACTATCCGCGAAGCGGATAAGATCATCGTGCTTGAAAAAGGAAAGATCATTGAATCAGGCAACCACGCAGAACTGATCAGCAATGAATCCGGCTTATACCGCTATTTAAGCGGGCTGCAGTTTGAAATCGGGTAA
- a CDS encoding PhoH family protein — translation MNELKLSIEQINPAVLWGPNNDHFEIIKKQYPKLKIVARGNEVKVLGDDHEINIFKEKFLHLLQHVEKYENLNITDLERILGHKASDIPLPDNSADKFASGEVIVFGPNGVMVKARTANQRRMVECINKSDILFAIGPAGTGKTYTAVALAVRALKNKDIKRIILTRPAVEAGENLGFLPGDLKEKIDPYLRPLYDALDDMIPAEKLKFYLENRTIEIAPLAFMRGRTLDNCFVILDEAQNATDMQLKMFLTRMGPSAKFIVTGDVTQIDLPKKQQSGLHTALRILTDIGGIEIVYLSGEDVVRHKLVRKILAAYGDIQ, via the coding sequence TTGAACGAACTTAAATTATCAATTGAACAAATAAACCCCGCCGTTTTATGGGGGCCAAATAATGATCATTTCGAGATTATTAAAAAGCAATATCCAAAACTTAAAATAGTGGCCAGGGGCAACGAAGTTAAGGTACTGGGGGACGACCACGAGATCAATATTTTCAAAGAGAAATTTTTGCATTTGCTGCAGCATGTAGAAAAGTACGAGAACCTGAATATTACCGATCTGGAACGGATTTTGGGACACAAAGCTTCGGATATACCGTTGCCCGATAATTCGGCAGACAAATTTGCCAGCGGCGAGGTGATCGTATTCGGGCCTAATGGTGTGATGGTAAAGGCCCGTACCGCCAATCAGCGCCGTATGGTTGAATGCATCAATAAAAGCGATATCCTTTTTGCTATCGGCCCTGCCGGTACCGGAAAAACTTATACAGCAGTTGCCCTTGCCGTGAGGGCGCTGAAAAACAAAGATATTAAACGGATCATTTTAACCAGGCCCGCTGTTGAAGCAGGGGAGAACCTCGGGTTTTTACCCGGCGACCTGAAAGAAAAGATCGACCCATACCTGCGTCCGCTTTATGATGCGCTGGATGATATGATCCCGGCGGAGAAATTAAAGTTCTACCTGGAAAACAGGACCATTGAAATTGCACCGCTTGCATTTATGCGCGGCCGTACTTTAGATAACTGTTTTGTGATTTTGGATGAAGCGCAGAATGCGACTGACATGCAGCTGAAAATGTTTTTGACCCGTATGGGGCCATCAGCAAAATTTATCGTTACCGGCGACGTAACCCAGATAGATTTACCAAAAAAACAGCAATCAGGTTTGCATACAGCATTACGCATACTAACCGATATTGGCGGAATAGAAATTGTTTACCTGAGCGGCGAAGATGTGGTAAGACATAAACTGGTAAGAAAAATTTTAGCGGCATACGGGGATATCCAATAA